The Hydra vulgaris chromosome 11, alternate assembly HydraT2T_AEP genome contains a region encoding:
- the LOC136087131 gene encoding uncharacterized protein LOC136087131: MPMTGTNLNSATEIRINVELQSTYTLPSEAFLLFEGQLVKLADGTAYVNTDAVTLTSNVLADNSGFAARQAYIIQKPTTKGTFSFCVPLRHIFGFSDDYNKVIYGLKQTISLARDSDDNAIFKRAGVAAAKVKLNKISLFMPHVLPADTQRYKHYNQIESKVTLPVSFRARQCDTISVPQATTFSWRLSVKASPERARYIIVAFQTSKSRDQNANASIFDHFDLKNMYIMLNQDRYPYIDYNLSFPNQQFSRAYREAAVFNEKFYGMNELITHSNINPSDYKDLHPLFVFDVSKQPELIKSSTIDVINKATFNSAVPASTDAYAVVVSNKLLQFQLDGNKIDVVY, translated from the exons ATGCCAATGACTGGTACAAATCTAAATAGTGCTACAGAAATAAGAATCAACGTTGAGCTACAAAGTACGTACACACTTCCATCTGAAGCTTTTCTCTTATTTGAAGGACAACTTGTTAAATTAGCTGATGGAACAGCTTATGTTAATACAGATGCAGTGACGCTTACAAGTAATG TACTTGCTGATAACTCAGGGTTTGCAGCAAGACAAGCATACATAATTCAGAAACCAACTACAAAAGGAACATTTTCATTTTGCGTACCTTTAAGACACATTTTTGGATTCTCTGATGATTACAACAAAGTTATTTATGGGCTTAAACAAACAATATCTCTTGCAAGAGATAGTGATGATAACGCAATTTTTAAGCGTGCTGGTGTAGCTGCAGCAAAagttaaacttaataaaatatcattgtTTATGCCACATGTGCTACCAGCAGATACACAAAGGTATAAACATTATAATCAAATCGAATCAAAAGTGACACTTCCAGTAAGTTTTCGAGCCCGTCAGTGTGATACTATATCTGTTCCACAAGCTACTACATTTTCTTGGAGATTGAGCGTAAAAGCATCTCCTGAAAGAGCAAGATACATTATTGTCGCATTTCAAACAAGTAAGAGTAGAGACCAAAATGCTAATgcttcaatatttgatcatttcGACTTGAAAAATATGTACATTATGCTTAATCAAGACAGATACCCTTATATTGATTATAATTTATCCTTCCCAAATCAGCAATTTTCAAGAGCTTATAGAGAAGCAGCTgtgtttaatgaaaaattttatggaaTGAATGAATTGATCACACACAGCAATATAAATCCTTCTGACTATAAAGATTTACACCCACTCTTTGTTTTTGATGTTAGTAAACAACcagaattaataaaatcatcaacaatagatgtaataaataaagcaacatTTAATTCAGCTGTTCCAGCAAGTACTGATGCATATGCTGTTGTAGTATCTAATAAATTGTTACAATTTCAATTAGACGGGAATAAAATAGatgttgtttattaa
- the LOC136087133 gene encoding uncharacterized protein LOC136087133 encodes MAIELNTNLRAKATNDFEKYFFKLMNNSVFGKTIENVEKRVDIRLVTDRNEAIKLASKPNFESRTIFDENSIAIHMKITLLLYNKPIYLGMCILDLSKTLMYEFHYDYIKRKYADRAKLLFTDTDSLAYEIKTEDLYADISKDVESKFGTSEFDPKHPAINNIDFKVGLNKKVMGMFKDESGGAQIEELVGLRSKLYSYKLHGKGNKKCKGVKKNVVKKYKTHENYNKCLLSKENKMMNIHVIRSHSNEIYTEEVNKVALSAEDDKRLILEDGIHTLAYGYYKLKVNNLKVK; translated from the coding sequence ATGGCTATTGAGCTAAATACAAACCTTAGAGCTAAAGCAactaatgattttgaaaaatacttttttaaactcatgaacAATTCAGTATTTGGAAAAACAATAGAGAATGTTGAAAAAAGAGTTGATATTAGATTAGTAACAGACAGAAATGAAGCTATTAAACTAGCATCAAAACCGAACTTTGAAAGTAGAacaatatttgatgaaaactcAATCGCAATACATatgaaaataacattattacttTACAACAAACCAATTTACTTAGGAATGTGTATATTAGATTTGAGCAAAACTCTAATGtatgaatttcattatgattacataaAGAGAAAATATGCTGATCGAGCAAAACTATTATTCACTGATACAGATTCTTTAGCATATGAAATTAAAACAGAAGACTTGTATGCAGATATTTCTAAGGATGTTGAAAGCAAATTTGGTACAAGTGAATTTGACCCAAAACACCCAGCAATTaataatatagattttaaagttGGTCTTAATAAGAAAGTAATgggaatgtttaaagatgagtcTGGAGGAGCACAAATTGAAGAACTCGTAGGACTCAGATCAAAGTTGTATTCTTACAAATTACACGGAAAAggtaacaaaaaatgtaaaggagtaaagaaaaatgttgttaaaaaatataaaacacatgaaaattacaataaatgtttattaagtaaagaaaataaGATGATGAATATACATGTAATAAGATCACATTCAAATGAAATTTACACAGAAGAGGTCAATAAAGTAGCATTAAGCGCAGAAGACGATAAAAGACTTATTTTAGAAGATGGTATACACACATTAGCATATGGATACTACaaactaaaagttaataatttaaaggtCAAATAG